Part of the Natronobacterium gregoryi SP2 genome, CATACACATGAAGACCAGCGTCGCGAGCTCGAGTCCCTTGTAGATGACTTCGATCGCGGGCCCGGCGTTGCCGCCGCCGACCCAGGGGTCTTCGATGTACGTGACCTCGGTGACGTCGGCACCCATCTCCTCGAGCAGCGTATCACAGAGTTCGACGGTGCGGTCCTTCCAGTAGACCTCGCCCTCGTAGGCGTAGTCGGCGTCGGCGTCCGCCCGGCTGTTGAACGCGTGGTGGGCCATCATCTCGAAAGCCATCGTGTGCCGACCCGTCTTGCCGACGTTGTCGATGTCCTGCATCCGGATGCAGGGCTGGCTCACGGTAAGCGGATTGGCCGGCGGCGGCGTCTCGCCGCTGGTCACCAGCGGCTGGAAGTCGTAGATCGACGCCTGGGTCAGCAAGACGTCGTCGCGCCAGCGGTTGGCGGCGACGGGATAGGGATCGATCCGCTCGTGGTCGTGGTCCTCGAAAAAGGAGAGAAACGCCTCCCGCATCTCCTCGAGGCTGTACTCCTCGTCGAACCCGGGGTCGCCGATGAAGTCGTACTCCGCACACGGCGGCTCCCCGCAGGTCTCCCGGTCCTGGTCGCGCGTCCAGAAGTGATTCCCGCACTCGGGACACTCCGTTCGCACGAACCCTTCCTCCTCGAAGTACTCGAGGCGGTACTCGTCCACCAGGTCACTCATTATAGATGTGTTGGCCAGCCAGCGCCTAAAACAGTTCCGCAACGTCCATCGCTGGAGAATAACCGCCCAACGGGACGATCGGTCGCACTCGAGGGTAGCCGTCGAGGAGACGGGAGGGATCGCTGTCTCGATGTCTCGGTACGACCGCGCACACAGGCGGTTACACCGGAACTGACCGCAAGGAAACTGTCGAGACGGACGGCTGTCACGAGGGGCCGACACCGCGATACCGGTCGCGTTCGCCGCCGCACCGACCGCCAGTCGGCCGTCGGAACCGACTCGAGAGGCCGGTCATCGATCGAAAGTAGCGGGGGGAACGAACCGGCGTGGCCTCGTTGCCTTCGCGGTACATAGTTCTCTTGGCTTCGCGGCAGAAATCAGCGTCAGACGTGGCCGAAGAATCTTTACCCCGTTCCTCCGGACTGTGTATGTAGACGACCGATTCGGTCGACGTCATCGATGGCATACTCGTCAACGCGCCCCCAGCCCCGGACGATTCTCTACGCGGCCCACTCCGAAGCGATGGCCCGCGACGGAGCGGCAGCACTGAAGCGCGTCCTGTCGGAGGTCGCTCGTGGAACCGACGTGGAACCGACGGTTCATCCGGTCGGTTCCGTCGAGGATCTCGACGAACTCTCCTCGCAGGCGGACTGTGTCGTCTTCTCGGAGTCGAGCGCCGGGGGCGACACAGCCGATACAGCGGCACACGCCGATCTGCTCGAGGTGGTCAACTGGTGTGAATCGACGCCGCTCGTCGTTTACACCGACGAGTCGTACGCGTCCGCCACCGCCCGCTCGGCAGACGAAATCGACGGCTACGTCCGTCGGAACACGGCCGACTCGCTGGTCCACCTCGCCGACGAAATCGTAAAGGAGTACCACGCGGACGTGCTCGAGGCGTCGACGGACGAATCGAACTCGCTCGAGGAACTCAGCGGTGGCTCCCGGTCTGGTTCCGAACGCGGTCGACAGTCCCGACCCAGTGGCCCACCGTCGGCGTCCGAGCAGCCGGCGACCTCGAGAACGACGACGCTTCTCCAGGCCGCAGCGCGCATCGCGGACTGTCGCGACCGCGACATCCTCTTCGAGCAACTGATCGACGAAGTCGTCGACGTACTCGGCTTCGAACACTGCTGGCTCGCAACCGTCAACTTTGGCGATCTCGTCCCACGGACGTCCTCGCCGGCGGTCCCGGTGGAGGCACTCGGCGAGACGCCCGTCCGAAGTCCCTTCGGCGAGGCGTTTCGCTCCGGCGAACCAACCCACATCGACCTCGCGGGCCACGACGTACTCGGCGGTGGCACCGACCGCTCGCTGTACAGCATCCCCGTCGGTGACGTTGGCGTGTTGCAGGTCGTCGTCGACGCCGACGCGGCGACCGAAGACTCCTCGGCCGAATCCGACCTCGAGATGCTCGAGTCACTGTGTGGATACACTGCGACGATCCTCGAGCGAAACTGGACCGAACTCGGCTTGATCAACGACCGCGACCGGATCAAACGACAGCGCGATCGGCTCTCGGCCAAACAGAATCTGTTTGCCGACGCCTGCAAACGGCTCGAAAACGAACGTGACCGGCTCCAGACCGTCTTCGACCGGTTCCCGGACCCTACTGTCCGGTACGAGGTCGAAGACGGGACGGCCCGCATTCGAGGCGTCAACGACTCTTTCACCGAAGCGTTCGGCGACGAGGAATCGGTCGTCGGCGAGGGGCTCGCGGAGTACACGGTCCCCGACGGCCTCGCGGAACGGACAGCCGCACTCGACGAGGCACTTCGCTCCGGAAAGCAGCAGTTGCTCGTCCACCGCCGCGAGACGGTCGAGGGGACCCGCGACTTCGTGTTGACCGTCGTTCCCCTCCAGACGACCGACGCCGAAGCCGAAGATGAAGACGAAAACGACGGCGAGCGGACGAAAGCCGGGCTGCTCGTCTACGACGACGTCACCGAGCGAAAACGCCGCGAACTCGAGCACGCAGCCGCGACGAAGCGTCTCGATGCCGTCACCGAACTCGCCGACGACGAACTCGAGCCCCAGCTAACCGTCG contains:
- a CDS encoding GAF domain-containing protein, whose translation is MAYSSTRPQPRTILYAAHSEAMARDGAAALKRVLSEVARGTDVEPTVHPVGSVEDLDELSSQADCVVFSESSAGGDTADTAAHADLLEVVNWCESTPLVVYTDESYASATARSADEIDGYVRRNTADSLVHLADEIVKEYHADVLEASTDESNSLEELSGGSRSGSERGRQSRPSGPPSASEQPATSRTTTLLQAAARIADCRDRDILFEQLIDEVVDVLGFEHCWLATVNFGDLVPRTSSPAVPVEALGETPVRSPFGEAFRSGEPTHIDLAGHDVLGGGTDRSLYSIPVGDVGVLQVVVDADAATEDSSAESDLEMLESLCGYTATILERNWTELGLINDRDRIKRQRDRLSAKQNLFADACKRLENERDRLQTVFDRFPDPTVRYEVEDGTARIRGVNDSFTEAFGDEESVVGEGLAEYTVPDGLAERTAALDEALRSGKQQLLVHRRETVEGTRDFVLTVVPLQTTDAEAEDEDENDGERTKAGLLVYDDVTERKRRELEHAAATKRLDAVTELADDELEPQLTVARSYLELAEKTGKEEHFRTMEEAHEEAKVALDELLDTVGKAGDELEPVAVSDVARHAWTTVDTDGARLVTESDLILEGDRKRLRELFESVLETAIDVDSAESETGTDPVTITVGATDDGFYVVGDRPTTDSPDGPQGAPTPGRLNGTDGSGLQLDRVEEIATDHGWDIGVAEDDDGTAFAFRGVDAVDLS